ACTCGTCCGACGCGACTGCATGCGGCGCGCCTGATACCAGTATAGGAGACGCTATCGACGCGTTCGGTGGTCTAAAGCGCACGCAGGCGTCTGTCCCTCGCGGCGCACAGCCAGGCCGGACAAGGCTTTGCACCATCATCACGCCGACGCGCGAGATTCCGCGCTGTGCAAACGCCCGCTTACGCTGACCTTTCTGAATATGCGTTTTGTCAGTGAAAACGTGAGCGGGCGTAGCGTCCGTTGCACGGACGCCGTGTAACGCCTACGCCATGCCGACGCGTTCGCGCGCCCGCAGCCGCGCCGACGCAAGTATGCCGATCACCAGCAATCCGCCGACGAGCGCGGCAACCCCCGTCCACGCATAAGCCGCCCACACCCGCCCGCCATAAGACCCGACAATGCTCGATCCGAGGTAATACGCGAGCAGATACAGCGCGGCCGCCTGGCCTTTCGCTTCCTTCGCGATTCGGCCGACCCAGCCGCTTGCGACCGCGTGCCCAGCGAAGAAGCCGAACGTCACGCAGGCAATCCCGCACGCGATCAGCGCAAGCGACTGCGTGACGGTCAACAGCAAACCGCACAGCATGATGACGATGCTGCCGATCAGCACGCGCCCGCGCCCGAACGTGTCGGCCATGCGACCCGACCACGGCGACGCGACGACACCCGTCAGATATACGACGAAGATCCCGCCGATAGCCGTCTGACTCAGCCCGAACGGCGGCGCAAGCAGGCGGTAGCCGATGTAGTTGTACAGCGTGACGAAGCTGCCCATCAGCACGAAGCCCATCAGGAACAGCAGCGGCAAACCGGGCCGTCCGAGATGCTTCACGAGCGCCGTGCGGTGATGCGAGAAGCCAAGTCCGCGGCGCGGGACGAAGTGGCGCGACGGCGGCAGCAGCGAGCGGAACGCGAGCATCGACAGAATGCCGAGCACGCCGATGGTGCCGATCGCGACGCGCCACGAGAAAAGATCCGCGACGACGCCCGTAATCAC
The DNA window shown above is from Paraburkholderia sp. PGU19 and carries:
- a CDS encoding MFS transporter, giving the protein MTASSDPSRPADSSSFASSSSASSTGAPYLERGTRAYWRASLALLFAGYATFSLLYCVQPLLPAFSASFDVSPAQSSLSLSLTTAALALAVFVAGFVSEGWSRHRLMTASLTASSLLTLAVAFTPQWHALLLLRALEGLALGGVPAVAMAYLAEEVHPDGLGLAMGLYVGGTAIGGMAGRVITGVVADLFSWRVAIGTIGVLGILSMLAFRSLLPPSRHFVPRRGLGFSHHRTALVKHLGRPGLPLLFLMGFVLMGSFVTLYNYIGYRLLAPPFGLSQTAIGGIFVVYLTGVVASPWSGRMADTFGRGRVLIGSIVIMLCGLLLTVTQSLALIACGIACVTFGFFAGHAVASGWVGRIAKEAKGQAAALYLLAYYLGSSIVGSYGGRVWAAYAWTGVAALVGGLLVIGILASARLRARERVGMA